Proteins from a genomic interval of Equus quagga isolate Etosha38 chromosome 13, UCLA_HA_Equagga_1.0, whole genome shotgun sequence:
- the LOC124249743 gene encoding heterogeneous nuclear ribonucleoprotein U-like protein 1 isoform X1, which yields MDVRRLKVNELREELQRRGLDTRGLKAELAERLQAALEAEEPDDERELEADDEPGRPGHNNEEVETEGGSELEGTAQPPPPGLQPHPEPGGYSGPDGHYVMDNITRQNQFYEAQVIKQENESGYERRPLEVEQQQQAYCPVEVKTEMKQEAPTSFLPPEASQLKPDRQQFQSRKRPYEENRGRGYFEHREDRRGRSPQPPAEEDEDDFDDTLVAIDTYNCDLHFKVARDRSSGYPLTIEGFAYLWSGARASYGVRRGRVCFEMKINEEISVKHLPSTEPDPHVVRIGWSLDSCSTQLGEEPFSYGYGGTGKKSTNSRFENYGDKFAENDVIGCFADFECGNDVELSFTKNGKWMGIAFRIQKEALGGQALYPHVLVKNCAVEFNFGQRAEPYCSVLPGFTFIQHLPLSERIRGTVGPKSKAECEILMMVGLPAAGKTTWAIKHAASNPSKKYNILGTNAIMDKMRVMGLRRQRNYAGRWDVLIQQATQCLNRLIQIAARKKRNYILDQTNVYGSAQRRKMRPFEGFQRKAIVICPTDEDLKDRTIKRTDEEGKDVPDHAVLEMKANFTLPDVGDFLDEVLFIELQREEADKLVRQYNEEGRKAGPPPEKRFDNRGGGGFRGRGGGGGFQRYDNRGPPGGNRGGFQNRGGGSGGGGNYRGGFNRSGGGGYNQNRWGNNSRDNNNSNNRGSYNRPPQQQPPPQQPPPPQPPPQQPPPPPSYSPARNPPGASSYNKNSNIPGSSANTSTPTVSSYSPPQPSYSQPPYNQGGYGQGYTAPPPPPPPPPAYNYGSYGGYNPAPYTPPPPPTAQTYPQPSYNQYQQYAQQWNQYYQNQGQWPPYYGNYDYGSYSGNTQGGTSTQ from the exons ATGGATGTGCGCCGTCTGAAGGTGAACGAACTTCGCGAGGAGCTGCAGCGCCGCGGCCTGGACACTCGCGGCCTCAAGGCCGAGCTTGCTGAGCGGCTGCAGGCGGCGCTGGAGGCCGAGGAGCCCGACGACGAGCGGGAGCTCGAGGCCGACGACGAACCGGGGCGACCCGGGCACAACAACGAGGAGGTCGAGACCGAGGGGGGCTCCGAGCTGGAGGGGACCGCGCAGCCACCGCCGCCCGGGCTGCAGCCGCACCCGGAGCCTGGCGGCTACTCGGGGCCGGACGGACATT atgtcaTGGACAATATTACCAGGCAGAACCAATTCTATGAGGCCCAGGTTATCAAGCAAGAGAACGAGTCAGGCTACGAGAGGAGACCGCTGGaagtggagcagcagcagcaggcctATTGCCCAG TAGAAGTGAAGACAGAGATGAAGCAGGAAGCACCCACCAGCTTCCTCCCACCTGAAGCATCTCAGCTTAAGCCAGACAGACAGCAATTCCAGAGTCGCAAGAGGCCTTATGAAGAAAACCGGGGACGGGGTTACTTCGAGCACCGAGAGGATAGGAG GGGCCGctctcctcagcctcctgctgAAGAGGATGAAGATGACTTTGATGACACCCTGGTTGCCATTGACACAT ATAACTGCGACCTTCACTTCAAGGTGGCCCGAGACCGAAGTAGTGGCTACCCACTCACAATTGAGGGCTTTGCATACCTGTGGTCAGGAGCCCGTGCCAGCTATGGGGTCAGAAGGGGCCGTGTATGCTTCGAGATGAAG ATCAATGAGGAAATCTCCGTGAAGCACCTTCCATCCACGGAGCCTGACCCGCACGTTGTCCGTATTGGCTGGTCCCTGGACTCCTGCAGCACTCAGCTAG GCGAGGAACCTTTCTCCTATGGCTATGGAGGCACTGGGAAGAAGTCCACCAATAGCCGGTTTGAAAACTACGGAGACAAGTTTGCAGAGAATGATGTGATTGGCTGCTTTGCG GACTTTGAATGTGGAAACGATGTGGAACTTTCCTTCACCAAGAATGGGAAGTGGATGGGCATTGCCTTCCGAATCCAGAAGGAAGCCTTGGGGGGTCAGGCCCTCTACCCTCATGTCCTGGTGAAGAATTGTGCAGTGGAGTTTAACTTTGGGCAGAGGGCGGAGCCCTACTGTTCTGTCCTCCCAGGCTTCACCTTCATCCAGCACCTTCCCCTGAGTGAGCGGATCCGGGGCACTGTTGGACCAAAGAGCAAGGCAGAGTGTGAG ATTCTGATGATGGTTGGCCTGCCCGCTGCCGGTAAAACCACGTGGGCCATCAAACATGCAGCCTCCAACCCCTCCAAGAAGTACAACATCTTGGGTACCAATGCCATCATGGATAAGATGCGG GTGATGGGCCTACGCCGGCAGCGGAACTATGCCGGCCGCTGGGACGTCCTGATCCAGCAGGCCACCCAGTGCCTCAACCGTCTCATCCAGATCGCCGCCCGCAAGAAACGCAACTACATCCTAGATCAG ACAAATGTTTATGGGTCAGCCCAGAGACGAAAAATGAGACCATTTGAAGGCTTCCAGCGCAAAGCTATTGTAATTTGTCCCACTGATGAGGACCTAAAAGACCGAACAATAAAGCGAACCGACGAGGAAGGGAAGGATGTCCCAGATCACGCGGTCTTAGAAATGAAAG CCAACTTCACATTACCAGACGTTGGGGACTTCCTGGACGAGGTGCTGTTCATTGAGCTACAACGGGAGGAAGCAGACAAGCTGGTGAGGCAATACAACGAGGAAGGCCGCAAAGCTGGACCACCCCCTGAAAAGCGCTTTGACAACCGAGGCGGCGGTGGCTTCCGGGGCCGTGGGGGTGGCGGTGGTTTCCAGCGCTATGACAACCGGGGCCCCCCCGGGGGCAACCGAGGAGGCTTCCAGAACCGAGGGGGAGGCAGCGGTGGAGGAGGCAACTACCGAGGAG GTTTCAACCGCAGTGGAGGTGGTGGCTACAACCAGAACCGCTGGGGTAATAACAGCCGGGATAACAACAACTCTAACAACCGAGGCAGCTACAACCGGCCTCCCCAGCaacagccaccaccacagcagccACCGCCAccacagccaccaccacagcagccGCCACCGCCGCCCAGCTACAGCCCTGCTCGGAACCCTCCAGGGGCCAGCAGCTACAACAAGAACAGCAACATCCCTGGCTCGAGCGCCAATACCAGCACCCCCACCGTCAGCAGCTACAGCCCTCCACAG CCGAGTTACAGCCAGCCACCCTACAACCAGGGAGGTTACGGCCAGGGCTACACagccccaccacctccacctccaccaccacctgccTACAACTATGGGAGCTATGGTGGCTACAACCCGGCCCCCTACACCCCCCCGCCGCCCCCTACTGCACAGACCTATCCGCAGCCCAGCTATAACCAGTATCAGCAG TATGCCCAGCAGTGGAACCAGTACTATCAGAACCAGGGCCAGTGGCCGCCATACTACGGGAACTACGACTATGGGAGCTACTCCGGGAACACACAGGGGGGCACAAGCACACAGTAG
- the LOC124249743 gene encoding heterogeneous nuclear ribonucleoprotein U-like protein 1 isoform X3 → MDNITRQNQFYEAQVIKQENESGYERRPLEVEQQQQAYCPVEVKTEMKQEAPTSFLPPEASQLKPDRQQFQSRKRPYEENRGRGYFEHREDRRGRSPQPPAEEDEDDFDDTLVAIDTYNCDLHFKVARDRSSGYPLTIEGFAYLWSGARASYGVRRGRVCFEMKINEEISVKHLPSTEPDPHVVRIGWSLDSCSTQLGEEPFSYGYGGTGKKSTNSRFENYGDKFAENDVIGCFADFECGNDVELSFTKNGKWMGIAFRIQKEALGGQALYPHVLVKNCAVEFNFGQRAEPYCSVLPGFTFIQHLPLSERIRGTVGPKSKAECEILMMVGLPAAGKTTWAIKHAASNPSKKYNILGTNAIMDKMRVMGLRRQRNYAGRWDVLIQQATQCLNRLIQIAARKKRNYILDQTNVYGSAQRRKMRPFEGFQRKAIVICPTDEDLKDRTIKRTDEEGKDVPDHAVLEMKANFTLPDVGDFLDEVLFIELQREEADKLVRQYNEEGRKAGPPPEKRFDNRGGGGFRGRGGGGGFQRYDNRGPPGGNRGGFQNRGGGSGGGGNYRGGFNRSGGGGYNQNRWGNNSRDNNNSNNRGSYNRPPQQQPPPQQPPPPQPPPQQPPPPPSYSPARNPPGASSYNKNSNIPGSSANTSTPTVSSYSPPQPSYSQPPYNQGGYGQGYTAPPPPPPPPPAYNYGSYGGYNPAPYTPPPPPTAQTYPQPSYNQYQQYAQQWNQYYQNQGQWPPYYGNYDYGSYSGNTQGGTSTQ, encoded by the exons aTGGACAATATTACCAGGCAGAACCAATTCTATGAGGCCCAGGTTATCAAGCAAGAGAACGAGTCAGGCTACGAGAGGAGACCGCTGGaagtggagcagcagcagcaggcctATTGCCCAG TAGAAGTGAAGACAGAGATGAAGCAGGAAGCACCCACCAGCTTCCTCCCACCTGAAGCATCTCAGCTTAAGCCAGACAGACAGCAATTCCAGAGTCGCAAGAGGCCTTATGAAGAAAACCGGGGACGGGGTTACTTCGAGCACCGAGAGGATAGGAG GGGCCGctctcctcagcctcctgctgAAGAGGATGAAGATGACTTTGATGACACCCTGGTTGCCATTGACACAT ATAACTGCGACCTTCACTTCAAGGTGGCCCGAGACCGAAGTAGTGGCTACCCACTCACAATTGAGGGCTTTGCATACCTGTGGTCAGGAGCCCGTGCCAGCTATGGGGTCAGAAGGGGCCGTGTATGCTTCGAGATGAAG ATCAATGAGGAAATCTCCGTGAAGCACCTTCCATCCACGGAGCCTGACCCGCACGTTGTCCGTATTGGCTGGTCCCTGGACTCCTGCAGCACTCAGCTAG GCGAGGAACCTTTCTCCTATGGCTATGGAGGCACTGGGAAGAAGTCCACCAATAGCCGGTTTGAAAACTACGGAGACAAGTTTGCAGAGAATGATGTGATTGGCTGCTTTGCG GACTTTGAATGTGGAAACGATGTGGAACTTTCCTTCACCAAGAATGGGAAGTGGATGGGCATTGCCTTCCGAATCCAGAAGGAAGCCTTGGGGGGTCAGGCCCTCTACCCTCATGTCCTGGTGAAGAATTGTGCAGTGGAGTTTAACTTTGGGCAGAGGGCGGAGCCCTACTGTTCTGTCCTCCCAGGCTTCACCTTCATCCAGCACCTTCCCCTGAGTGAGCGGATCCGGGGCACTGTTGGACCAAAGAGCAAGGCAGAGTGTGAG ATTCTGATGATGGTTGGCCTGCCCGCTGCCGGTAAAACCACGTGGGCCATCAAACATGCAGCCTCCAACCCCTCCAAGAAGTACAACATCTTGGGTACCAATGCCATCATGGATAAGATGCGG GTGATGGGCCTACGCCGGCAGCGGAACTATGCCGGCCGCTGGGACGTCCTGATCCAGCAGGCCACCCAGTGCCTCAACCGTCTCATCCAGATCGCCGCCCGCAAGAAACGCAACTACATCCTAGATCAG ACAAATGTTTATGGGTCAGCCCAGAGACGAAAAATGAGACCATTTGAAGGCTTCCAGCGCAAAGCTATTGTAATTTGTCCCACTGATGAGGACCTAAAAGACCGAACAATAAAGCGAACCGACGAGGAAGGGAAGGATGTCCCAGATCACGCGGTCTTAGAAATGAAAG CCAACTTCACATTACCAGACGTTGGGGACTTCCTGGACGAGGTGCTGTTCATTGAGCTACAACGGGAGGAAGCAGACAAGCTGGTGAGGCAATACAACGAGGAAGGCCGCAAAGCTGGACCACCCCCTGAAAAGCGCTTTGACAACCGAGGCGGCGGTGGCTTCCGGGGCCGTGGGGGTGGCGGTGGTTTCCAGCGCTATGACAACCGGGGCCCCCCCGGGGGCAACCGAGGAGGCTTCCAGAACCGAGGGGGAGGCAGCGGTGGAGGAGGCAACTACCGAGGAG GTTTCAACCGCAGTGGAGGTGGTGGCTACAACCAGAACCGCTGGGGTAATAACAGCCGGGATAACAACAACTCTAACAACCGAGGCAGCTACAACCGGCCTCCCCAGCaacagccaccaccacagcagccACCGCCAccacagccaccaccacagcagccGCCACCGCCGCCCAGCTACAGCCCTGCTCGGAACCCTCCAGGGGCCAGCAGCTACAACAAGAACAGCAACATCCCTGGCTCGAGCGCCAATACCAGCACCCCCACCGTCAGCAGCTACAGCCCTCCACAG CCGAGTTACAGCCAGCCACCCTACAACCAGGGAGGTTACGGCCAGGGCTACACagccccaccacctccacctccaccaccacctgccTACAACTATGGGAGCTATGGTGGCTACAACCCGGCCCCCTACACCCCCCCGCCGCCCCCTACTGCACAGACCTATCCGCAGCCCAGCTATAACCAGTATCAGCAG TATGCCCAGCAGTGGAACCAGTACTATCAGAACCAGGGCCAGTGGCCGCCATACTACGGGAACTACGACTATGGGAGCTACTCCGGGAACACACAGGGGGGCACAAGCACACAGTAG
- the LOC124249743 gene encoding heterogeneous nuclear ribonucleoprotein U-like protein 1 isoform X4 — MDNITRQNQFYEAQVIKQENESGYERRPLEVEQQQQAYCPEVKTEMKQEAPTSFLPPEASQLKPDRQQFQSRKRPYEENRGRGYFEHREDRRGRSPQPPAEEDEDDFDDTLVAIDTYNCDLHFKVARDRSSGYPLTIEGFAYLWSGARASYGVRRGRVCFEMKINEEISVKHLPSTEPDPHVVRIGWSLDSCSTQLGEEPFSYGYGGTGKKSTNSRFENYGDKFAENDVIGCFADFECGNDVELSFTKNGKWMGIAFRIQKEALGGQALYPHVLVKNCAVEFNFGQRAEPYCSVLPGFTFIQHLPLSERIRGTVGPKSKAECEILMMVGLPAAGKTTWAIKHAASNPSKKYNILGTNAIMDKMRVMGLRRQRNYAGRWDVLIQQATQCLNRLIQIAARKKRNYILDQTNVYGSAQRRKMRPFEGFQRKAIVICPTDEDLKDRTIKRTDEEGKDVPDHAVLEMKANFTLPDVGDFLDEVLFIELQREEADKLVRQYNEEGRKAGPPPEKRFDNRGGGGFRGRGGGGGFQRYDNRGPPGGNRGGFQNRGGGSGGGGNYRGGFNRSGGGGYNQNRWGNNSRDNNNSNNRGSYNRPPQQQPPPQQPPPPQPPPQQPPPPPSYSPARNPPGASSYNKNSNIPGSSANTSTPTVSSYSPPQPSYSQPPYNQGGYGQGYTAPPPPPPPPPAYNYGSYGGYNPAPYTPPPPPTAQTYPQPSYNQYQQYAQQWNQYYQNQGQWPPYYGNYDYGSYSGNTQGGTSTQ, encoded by the exons aTGGACAATATTACCAGGCAGAACCAATTCTATGAGGCCCAGGTTATCAAGCAAGAGAACGAGTCAGGCTACGAGAGGAGACCGCTGGaagtggagcagcagcagcaggcctATTGCCCAG AAGTGAAGACAGAGATGAAGCAGGAAGCACCCACCAGCTTCCTCCCACCTGAAGCATCTCAGCTTAAGCCAGACAGACAGCAATTCCAGAGTCGCAAGAGGCCTTATGAAGAAAACCGGGGACGGGGTTACTTCGAGCACCGAGAGGATAGGAG GGGCCGctctcctcagcctcctgctgAAGAGGATGAAGATGACTTTGATGACACCCTGGTTGCCATTGACACAT ATAACTGCGACCTTCACTTCAAGGTGGCCCGAGACCGAAGTAGTGGCTACCCACTCACAATTGAGGGCTTTGCATACCTGTGGTCAGGAGCCCGTGCCAGCTATGGGGTCAGAAGGGGCCGTGTATGCTTCGAGATGAAG ATCAATGAGGAAATCTCCGTGAAGCACCTTCCATCCACGGAGCCTGACCCGCACGTTGTCCGTATTGGCTGGTCCCTGGACTCCTGCAGCACTCAGCTAG GCGAGGAACCTTTCTCCTATGGCTATGGAGGCACTGGGAAGAAGTCCACCAATAGCCGGTTTGAAAACTACGGAGACAAGTTTGCAGAGAATGATGTGATTGGCTGCTTTGCG GACTTTGAATGTGGAAACGATGTGGAACTTTCCTTCACCAAGAATGGGAAGTGGATGGGCATTGCCTTCCGAATCCAGAAGGAAGCCTTGGGGGGTCAGGCCCTCTACCCTCATGTCCTGGTGAAGAATTGTGCAGTGGAGTTTAACTTTGGGCAGAGGGCGGAGCCCTACTGTTCTGTCCTCCCAGGCTTCACCTTCATCCAGCACCTTCCCCTGAGTGAGCGGATCCGGGGCACTGTTGGACCAAAGAGCAAGGCAGAGTGTGAG ATTCTGATGATGGTTGGCCTGCCCGCTGCCGGTAAAACCACGTGGGCCATCAAACATGCAGCCTCCAACCCCTCCAAGAAGTACAACATCTTGGGTACCAATGCCATCATGGATAAGATGCGG GTGATGGGCCTACGCCGGCAGCGGAACTATGCCGGCCGCTGGGACGTCCTGATCCAGCAGGCCACCCAGTGCCTCAACCGTCTCATCCAGATCGCCGCCCGCAAGAAACGCAACTACATCCTAGATCAG ACAAATGTTTATGGGTCAGCCCAGAGACGAAAAATGAGACCATTTGAAGGCTTCCAGCGCAAAGCTATTGTAATTTGTCCCACTGATGAGGACCTAAAAGACCGAACAATAAAGCGAACCGACGAGGAAGGGAAGGATGTCCCAGATCACGCGGTCTTAGAAATGAAAG CCAACTTCACATTACCAGACGTTGGGGACTTCCTGGACGAGGTGCTGTTCATTGAGCTACAACGGGAGGAAGCAGACAAGCTGGTGAGGCAATACAACGAGGAAGGCCGCAAAGCTGGACCACCCCCTGAAAAGCGCTTTGACAACCGAGGCGGCGGTGGCTTCCGGGGCCGTGGGGGTGGCGGTGGTTTCCAGCGCTATGACAACCGGGGCCCCCCCGGGGGCAACCGAGGAGGCTTCCAGAACCGAGGGGGAGGCAGCGGTGGAGGAGGCAACTACCGAGGAG GTTTCAACCGCAGTGGAGGTGGTGGCTACAACCAGAACCGCTGGGGTAATAACAGCCGGGATAACAACAACTCTAACAACCGAGGCAGCTACAACCGGCCTCCCCAGCaacagccaccaccacagcagccACCGCCAccacagccaccaccacagcagccGCCACCGCCGCCCAGCTACAGCCCTGCTCGGAACCCTCCAGGGGCCAGCAGCTACAACAAGAACAGCAACATCCCTGGCTCGAGCGCCAATACCAGCACCCCCACCGTCAGCAGCTACAGCCCTCCACAG CCGAGTTACAGCCAGCCACCCTACAACCAGGGAGGTTACGGCCAGGGCTACACagccccaccacctccacctccaccaccacctgccTACAACTATGGGAGCTATGGTGGCTACAACCCGGCCCCCTACACCCCCCCGCCGCCCCCTACTGCACAGACCTATCCGCAGCCCAGCTATAACCAGTATCAGCAG TATGCCCAGCAGTGGAACCAGTACTATCAGAACCAGGGCCAGTGGCCGCCATACTACGGGAACTACGACTATGGGAGCTACTCCGGGAACACACAGGGGGGCACAAGCACACAGTAG
- the LOC124249743 gene encoding heterogeneous nuclear ribonucleoprotein U-like protein 1 isoform X2, translating to MDVRRLKVNELREELQRRGLDTRGLKAELAERLQAALEAEEPDDERELEADDEPGRPGHNNEEVETEGGSELEGTAQPPPPGLQPHPEPGGYSGPDGHYVMDNITRQNQFYEAQVIKQENESGYERRPLEVEQQQQAYCPEVKTEMKQEAPTSFLPPEASQLKPDRQQFQSRKRPYEENRGRGYFEHREDRRGRSPQPPAEEDEDDFDDTLVAIDTYNCDLHFKVARDRSSGYPLTIEGFAYLWSGARASYGVRRGRVCFEMKINEEISVKHLPSTEPDPHVVRIGWSLDSCSTQLGEEPFSYGYGGTGKKSTNSRFENYGDKFAENDVIGCFADFECGNDVELSFTKNGKWMGIAFRIQKEALGGQALYPHVLVKNCAVEFNFGQRAEPYCSVLPGFTFIQHLPLSERIRGTVGPKSKAECEILMMVGLPAAGKTTWAIKHAASNPSKKYNILGTNAIMDKMRVMGLRRQRNYAGRWDVLIQQATQCLNRLIQIAARKKRNYILDQTNVYGSAQRRKMRPFEGFQRKAIVICPTDEDLKDRTIKRTDEEGKDVPDHAVLEMKANFTLPDVGDFLDEVLFIELQREEADKLVRQYNEEGRKAGPPPEKRFDNRGGGGFRGRGGGGGFQRYDNRGPPGGNRGGFQNRGGGSGGGGNYRGGFNRSGGGGYNQNRWGNNSRDNNNSNNRGSYNRPPQQQPPPQQPPPPQPPPQQPPPPPSYSPARNPPGASSYNKNSNIPGSSANTSTPTVSSYSPPQPSYSQPPYNQGGYGQGYTAPPPPPPPPPAYNYGSYGGYNPAPYTPPPPPTAQTYPQPSYNQYQQYAQQWNQYYQNQGQWPPYYGNYDYGSYSGNTQGGTSTQ from the exons ATGGATGTGCGCCGTCTGAAGGTGAACGAACTTCGCGAGGAGCTGCAGCGCCGCGGCCTGGACACTCGCGGCCTCAAGGCCGAGCTTGCTGAGCGGCTGCAGGCGGCGCTGGAGGCCGAGGAGCCCGACGACGAGCGGGAGCTCGAGGCCGACGACGAACCGGGGCGACCCGGGCACAACAACGAGGAGGTCGAGACCGAGGGGGGCTCCGAGCTGGAGGGGACCGCGCAGCCACCGCCGCCCGGGCTGCAGCCGCACCCGGAGCCTGGCGGCTACTCGGGGCCGGACGGACATT atgtcaTGGACAATATTACCAGGCAGAACCAATTCTATGAGGCCCAGGTTATCAAGCAAGAGAACGAGTCAGGCTACGAGAGGAGACCGCTGGaagtggagcagcagcagcaggcctATTGCCCAG AAGTGAAGACAGAGATGAAGCAGGAAGCACCCACCAGCTTCCTCCCACCTGAAGCATCTCAGCTTAAGCCAGACAGACAGCAATTCCAGAGTCGCAAGAGGCCTTATGAAGAAAACCGGGGACGGGGTTACTTCGAGCACCGAGAGGATAGGAG GGGCCGctctcctcagcctcctgctgAAGAGGATGAAGATGACTTTGATGACACCCTGGTTGCCATTGACACAT ATAACTGCGACCTTCACTTCAAGGTGGCCCGAGACCGAAGTAGTGGCTACCCACTCACAATTGAGGGCTTTGCATACCTGTGGTCAGGAGCCCGTGCCAGCTATGGGGTCAGAAGGGGCCGTGTATGCTTCGAGATGAAG ATCAATGAGGAAATCTCCGTGAAGCACCTTCCATCCACGGAGCCTGACCCGCACGTTGTCCGTATTGGCTGGTCCCTGGACTCCTGCAGCACTCAGCTAG GCGAGGAACCTTTCTCCTATGGCTATGGAGGCACTGGGAAGAAGTCCACCAATAGCCGGTTTGAAAACTACGGAGACAAGTTTGCAGAGAATGATGTGATTGGCTGCTTTGCG GACTTTGAATGTGGAAACGATGTGGAACTTTCCTTCACCAAGAATGGGAAGTGGATGGGCATTGCCTTCCGAATCCAGAAGGAAGCCTTGGGGGGTCAGGCCCTCTACCCTCATGTCCTGGTGAAGAATTGTGCAGTGGAGTTTAACTTTGGGCAGAGGGCGGAGCCCTACTGTTCTGTCCTCCCAGGCTTCACCTTCATCCAGCACCTTCCCCTGAGTGAGCGGATCCGGGGCACTGTTGGACCAAAGAGCAAGGCAGAGTGTGAG ATTCTGATGATGGTTGGCCTGCCCGCTGCCGGTAAAACCACGTGGGCCATCAAACATGCAGCCTCCAACCCCTCCAAGAAGTACAACATCTTGGGTACCAATGCCATCATGGATAAGATGCGG GTGATGGGCCTACGCCGGCAGCGGAACTATGCCGGCCGCTGGGACGTCCTGATCCAGCAGGCCACCCAGTGCCTCAACCGTCTCATCCAGATCGCCGCCCGCAAGAAACGCAACTACATCCTAGATCAG ACAAATGTTTATGGGTCAGCCCAGAGACGAAAAATGAGACCATTTGAAGGCTTCCAGCGCAAAGCTATTGTAATTTGTCCCACTGATGAGGACCTAAAAGACCGAACAATAAAGCGAACCGACGAGGAAGGGAAGGATGTCCCAGATCACGCGGTCTTAGAAATGAAAG CCAACTTCACATTACCAGACGTTGGGGACTTCCTGGACGAGGTGCTGTTCATTGAGCTACAACGGGAGGAAGCAGACAAGCTGGTGAGGCAATACAACGAGGAAGGCCGCAAAGCTGGACCACCCCCTGAAAAGCGCTTTGACAACCGAGGCGGCGGTGGCTTCCGGGGCCGTGGGGGTGGCGGTGGTTTCCAGCGCTATGACAACCGGGGCCCCCCCGGGGGCAACCGAGGAGGCTTCCAGAACCGAGGGGGAGGCAGCGGTGGAGGAGGCAACTACCGAGGAG GTTTCAACCGCAGTGGAGGTGGTGGCTACAACCAGAACCGCTGGGGTAATAACAGCCGGGATAACAACAACTCTAACAACCGAGGCAGCTACAACCGGCCTCCCCAGCaacagccaccaccacagcagccACCGCCAccacagccaccaccacagcagccGCCACCGCCGCCCAGCTACAGCCCTGCTCGGAACCCTCCAGGGGCCAGCAGCTACAACAAGAACAGCAACATCCCTGGCTCGAGCGCCAATACCAGCACCCCCACCGTCAGCAGCTACAGCCCTCCACAG CCGAGTTACAGCCAGCCACCCTACAACCAGGGAGGTTACGGCCAGGGCTACACagccccaccacctccacctccaccaccacctgccTACAACTATGGGAGCTATGGTGGCTACAACCCGGCCCCCTACACCCCCCCGCCGCCCCCTACTGCACAGACCTATCCGCAGCCCAGCTATAACCAGTATCAGCAG TATGCCCAGCAGTGGAACCAGTACTATCAGAACCAGGGCCAGTGGCCGCCATACTACGGGAACTACGACTATGGGAGCTACTCCGGGAACACACAGGGGGGCACAAGCACACAGTAG